The Chelonoidis abingdonii isolate Lonesome George chromosome 21, CheloAbing_2.0, whole genome shotgun sequence genome contains a region encoding:
- the GPATCH8 gene encoding G patch domain-containing protein 8 isoform X3: MGMGRMEMELDYAEDATERRRVLEVEKEDTEELRQKYKDYVDKEKAIAKALEDLRANFYCELCDKQYQKHQEFDNHINSYDHAHKQEGTQDYCESGTIADVLKANPSNFGVQITRRLKDLKQREFARNVSSRSRKDEKKQERALRRLHELAEQRKQPECAPGSGPMFKTTTVAVDEEGGDDDNDSAANSSSSIQSTSSQATEITMDRGVILNTGQVNSTVLSGQIPIQATQGISFGIKNNLGTPLQKIGVSFSFAKKAPVKLESIASVFKDHVEESSPADGTKTEERASSDQGTLQKTGEAETTNSPDNRVEDDDQHEKDNGSLATTLSKLKKMRREDGPMPLEPEYYHYIPPAHCKVKPNFQFLLFMKSTEQMEAENASKKTVHESKKSNSPKPKAGKHTEKAAECTVQQKEPSTTELTAQRSKAEAKEIPENASLQESKQSTESNPPKQDTAKEATQLVPGCKEVIEGPKHPMGPFFPVLSKDESTTLQWPSELLIFTRAEPSVSYSCNPLYFDFKLSRNKDAKAKGAEKPKDTLGLSKGNIQSTEFSDTSKSKERGSTTNSSAAKPENKLVSVCGTQSKQESSLASVSKVGETDDSSKTLTSKKDKAGKSHKHKKKKKHKKSSKHKRKHKEEAEEKSRKTDMREEKPKKRKKHKHKKSKLSLPTESERVLKPDVPDEGSHLQKKKHFQDPQRKALSAEEGTSGKKEDSGNSSQEHSSKKHKTDLQLSSASKKWCSAPSFGRSSHRSRQSSGDYESDEGSLRKDFRQKSVSQYSDDYDSGSDHSRSRSRSGRRHSSRRSSRRSYSTSSDASSDHSRYSRRRSYSDDSYTDYSDRSRCHSKRSHDSEDSDYNSLKHRSKRHKYSSSEDDYSLSRSRSRSRSRSRTHTRGRSRTRSRSRTRSSSCSRSRSKRRSITGRSWKRSRSYSRDRSRSTRSHSQRSLSRKGSRDHESPEDRRSGRRDFIRSKIYRSQSPHYFRAGRSEGALKKESRGDETKVTGSLPQNSCSSSLGKAPESDCGPEEKNSVTAKLLLEKVQSRKVEKKPIANDEMLAGTNKVGIKLKDPPQGYFGPKLPPSLGNKPVLPLIGKLPTIRKPNAKRYEEVGVERGEEQELSEADEVPQGSTESQLGVQPLLEEEVVMLLQDKPLEEQKPAEPAVETPPIPLEPQALPECYSSGELIMPHSYLSDPNDGDALEPMESGNPPVPVETSMMPLVPDVEHFPSYVTPSGEPSIDGEPEGAEDSSLAPLESQPITFTPEEMEKYSKLQQAAQQHIQQQLLAKQVKTFPASAALAPAAPALQPIHIQQPAAASATSITTVQHAILQHHAAAAAAAIGIHPHPHPQPLAQVHHIPQPHLTPISLSHLTHSIIPGHPATFLASHPIHIIPASALHPGPFTFHPVHHAALYPTLLAPRPAAAAAATALHLHPLLHPIFSGQDLQHPPSHGT, translated from the exons GAAGGAACTCAGGATTATTGCGAATCAGGGACAATAG CTGATGTGTTGAAAGCAAATCCTTCTAATTTTGGAGTCCAGATCACAAGA AGGTTGAAAGATCTCAAGCAAAGAGAATTTGCTCGCAATGTCTCTTCAAGATCACGTAAAGATGAAAAGAAGCAAGAGAGAGCCCTCCGGCGTCTACATGAACTGGCTGAGCAGAGAAAGCAGCCTGAATG TGCTCCTGGAAGCGGGCCCATGTTCAAAACGACCACTGTGGCTGTAGATGAAGAAGGtggtgatgatgataatgattcAGCAGCTAACAGCAGTTCTTCCATCCAATCAACTTCTAGCCAGGCTACAGAAATAACCATGGACAGGGGAGTCATTCTGAACACTGGACAAGTCAACAGCACTGTTTTGTCAGGCCAAATACCAATCCAGGCAACACAGGGAATCAGTTTTGGCATTAAGAATAATTTGGGAACTCCACTGCAGAAGATAGGAGTCTCATTCTCCTTTGCCAAGAAGGCTCCAGTAAAGCTTGAGTCTATAGCGTCTGTTTTCAAGGACCATGTGGAGGAATCAAGTCCTGCAGATGGAACAAAAACTGAGGAGAGAGCCTCCTCCGATCAAGGGACTTTGCAGAAGACTGGTGAGGCTGAGACCACAAATAGTCCTGACAACAGAGTTGAAGATGATGACCAGCATGAAAAAGACAATGGATCTCTTGCCACTACATTATCTAAGTTAAAAAAGATGAGAAGAGAAGATGGACCAATGCCACTAGAGCCAGAGTATTATCATTATATTCCCCCAGCCCATTGTAAAGTAAAACCAAACTTTCAGTTCCTGCTTTTCATGAAGTCCACAGAGCAAATGGAAGCAGAAAATGCAAGCAAAAAAACAGTGCATGAAAGTAAAAAGAGTAACTCTCCAAAACCCAAAGCTGGCAAACACACAGAAAAGGCAGCTGAGTGCACTGTGCAGCAGAAGGAGCCAAGTACAACTGAACTTACAGCTCAGAGAAGCAAAGCAGAAGCAAAAGAAATTCCAGAAAATGCAAGTTTGCAAGAAAGCAAGCAGTCTACAGAAAGCAATCCCCCAAAACAAGACACTGCTAAAGAAGCCACTCAGCTTGTCCCGGGTTGTAAAGAAGTCATCGAGGGACCGAAGCATCCAATGGGACCCTTTTTCCCAGTTTTGAGTAAAGATGAAAGCACTACTTTGCAGTGGCCTTCAGAACTTCTGATATTCACCAGGGCAGAGCCATCTGTTTCATACAGTTGTAATCCcttgtattttgattttaagcTGTCACGTAACAAAGATGCTAAAGCGAAAGGAGCAGAAAAACCTAAAGACACATTAGGTCTTTCTAAGGGAAATATACAATCCACAGAATTTAGTGACACAAGCAAAAGCAAGGAAAGAGGAAGCACAACTAACAGTTCTGCTGCAAAACCAGAAAATAAACTTGTCTCTGTCTGTGGTACCCAGAGCAAGCAGGAGTCCAGCTTGGCAAGCGTTAGCAAAGTGGGAGAAACAGATGACAGTAGTAAAACTCTAACCAGTAAAAAAGACAAGGCTGGGAAATCCCacaaacataaaaagaaaaagaagcacaaAAAGTCCAGCAAGCACAAACGTAAACACAAGGAAGAAGCTGAAGAGAAAAGCCGAAAAACTGACATGAGGGAAGAGAAACCCAAGAAAcggaaaaaacacaaacacaaaaaaagcaaattgtCTCTTCCTACTGAATCAGAGCGGGTGCTGAAACCAGACGTGCCCGATGAGGGGAGCCatctgcagaagaaaaaacaCTTTCAGGACCCTCAGCGGAAAGCACTCTCTGCGGAAGAGGGGACCAGTGGCAAAAAAGAGGACAGTGGTAACTCTTCCCAAGAGCACAGCAGCAAAAAACACAAGACTGACCTGCAGCTATCATCTGCCTCAAAGAAGtggtgttctgctccttctttTGGCAGGTCCAGCCATAGAAGCCGGCAGAGTAGTGGGGACTATGAAAGTGATGAAGGCTCTCTCCGAAAAGACTTCCGACAGAAATCTGTGTCACAGTACAGTGATGACTATGACTCTGGTAGCGACCACTCCAGAAGCCGTTCCAGATCAGGGCGAAGACATTCTTCTCGCAGGTCCTCTCGAAGGTCATACTCAACGAGTTCTGATGCCTCTTCAGACCACAGTAGGTATAGTCGCAGGAGAAGTTATTCAGATGATAGCTATACTGACTACAGTGACAGGTCAAGGTGTCATTCAAAGAGGTCTCATGACTCGGAGGATTCTGACTACAACAGCTTAAAACACAGATCAAAAAggcacaagtactcctcctcGGAAGATGACTACAGTCTAAGCAGAAGCAGGTCTAGAAGTCGAAGCAGGAGCCGAACCCACACTAGGGGAAGGTCAAGAACAAGAAGTCGGAGTAGAACACGAAGCAGCAGTTGCAGTCGCAGTCGAAGCAAGAGGAGAAGTATAACTGGCCGCAGTTGGAAACGGAGTCGGAGCTACAGCAGAGATCGCAGTCGGAGCACAAGAAGCCATTCACAGAGATCTCTTTCAAGAAAGGGCTCTCGGGATCATGAGAGCCCTGAAGACAGGAGATCTGGGCGAAGAGACTTCATCAGATCCAAAATATATCGCTCGCAGTCTCCACACTATTTCAGAGCAGGCCGAAGTGAAGGGGCTTTGAAAAAAGAGAGCAGAGGAGATGAAACAAAGGTAACTGGCTCTCTCCCTCAAAATAGCTGTAGTTCTAGCTTGGGGAAAGCTCCTGAAAGTGATTGTGGTCCAGAAGAAAAGAACTCGGTCACAGCAAAACTGCTGCTAGAAAAGGTTCAGTCGAGGAAGGTTGAAAAGAAGCCCATTGCTAATGATGAAATGCTAGCAGGGACAAACAAGGTTGGGATAAAACTTAAAGATCCTCCACAGGGGTACTTTGGCCCTAAGCTTCCCCCCTCATTAGGCAACAAACCAGTTCTGCCTTTAATTGGGAAGCTCCCTACAATCCGAAAACCAAATGCCAAGAGGTATGAAGAGGTGGGAGTAGAGAGGGGTGAGGAACAAGAGCTGTCAGAGGCTGATGAAGTTCCCCAGGGTAGCACGGAGAGTCAGTTGGGAGTCCAGcctctgctggaggaggaggtggtgatgCTGCTGCAGGACAAACCACTGGAGGAACAGAAACCTGCTGAACCTGCTGTGGAAACACCACCAATTCCTCTTGAACCGCAGGCACTTCCTGAATGCTACAGTTCTGGAGAGCTAATTATGCCACACAGCTATCTCTCTGATCCCAATGATGGTGATGCATTAGAACCCATGGAGAGTGGTAACCCGCCTGTCCCTGTAGAAACCAGCATGATGCCTTTAGTTCCAGATGTTGAGCACTTTCCTAGTTACGTGACTCCGAGTGGGGAGCCAAGCATTGACGGAGAGCCAGAAGGAGCAGAAGATTCCTCCCTGGCACCACTTGAGAGCCAACCAATCACTTTCACGCCTGAAGAAATGGAGAAGTACAGTAAGCTTCAGCAAGCAGCTCAGCAGCACATTCAGCAACAGCTTCTAGCAAAGCAGGTCAAAACCTTTCCTGCTTCAGCAGCGCTggccccagcagcacctgctctgCAACCTATCCACAttcagcagccagcagctgcaTCTGCAACATCCATCACCACTGTGCAGCATGCCATTCTGCAgcaccatgctgctgctgctgctgcagctatcGGAATTCACCCACATCCTCACCCCCAGCCTCTTGCTCAGGTTCATCATATACCCCAGCCACACTTGACACCCATTTCATTGTCCCATTTAACCCATTCTATTATTCCAGGGCACCCTGCTACATTTCTAGCCAGCCATCCCATACATATCATTCCTGCATCTGCGCTCCATCCAGGTCCCTTCACCTTTCATCCTGTTCACCATGCTGCTCTTTATCCAACACTTCTTGCCCCtcgacctgctgctgctgcagctgctacaGCTTTACATCTTCACCCTTTGCTGCACCCCATTTTCTCAGGTCAGGACTTACAGCATCCTCCCAGCCatggcacatga
- the GPATCH8 gene encoding G patch domain-containing protein 8 isoform X4 produces MGMGRMEMELDYAEDATERRRVLEVEKEDTEELRQKYKDYVDKEKAIAKALEDLRANFYCELCDKQYQKHQEFDNHINSYDHAHKQRLKDLKQREFARNVSSRSRKDEKKQERALRRLHELAEQRKQPECAPGSGPMFKTTTVAVDEEGGDDDNDSAANSSSSIQSTSSQATEITMDRGVILNTGQVNSTVLSGQIPIQATQGISFGIKNNLGTPLQKIGVSFSFAKKAPVKLESIASVFKDHVEESSPADGTKTEERASSDQGTLQKTGEAETTNSPDNRVEDDDQHEKDNGSLATTLSKLKKMRREDGPMPLEPEYYHYIPPAHCKVKPNFQFLLFMKSTEQMEAENASKKTVHESKKSNSPKPKAGKHTEKAAECTVQQKEPSTTELTAQRSKAEAKEIPENASLQESKQSTESNPPKQDTAKEATQLVPGCKEVIEGPKHPMGPFFPVLSKDESTTLQWPSELLIFTRAEPSVSYSCNPLYFDFKLSRNKDAKAKGAEKPKDTLGLSKGNIQSTEFSDTSKSKERGSTTNSSAAKPENKLVSVCGTQSKQESSLASVSKVGETDDSSKTLTSKKDKAGKSHKHKKKKKHKKSSKHKRKHKEEAEEKSRKTDMREEKPKKRKKHKHKKSKLSLPTESERVLKPDVPDEGSHLQKKKHFQDPQRKALSAEEGTSGKKEDSGNSSQEHSSKKHKTDLQLSSASKKWCSAPSFGRSSHRSRQSSGDYESDEGSLRKDFRQKSVSQYSDDYDSGSDHSRSRSRSGRRHSSRRSSRRSYSTSSDASSDHSRYSRRRSYSDDSYTDYSDRSRCHSKRSHDSEDSDYNSLKHRSKRHKYSSSEDDYSLSRSRSRSRSRSRTHTRGRSRTRSRSRTRSSSCSRSRSKRRSITGRSWKRSRSYSRDRSRSTRSHSQRSLSRKGSRDHESPEDRRSGRRDFIRSKIYRSQSPHYFRAGRSEGALKKESRGDETKVTGSLPQNSCSSSLGKAPESDCGPEEKNSVTAKLLLEKVQSRKVEKKPIANDEMLAGTNKVGIKLKDPPQGYFGPKLPPSLGNKPVLPLIGKLPTIRKPNAKRYEEVGVERGEEQELSEADEVPQGSTESQLGVQPLLEEEVVMLLQDKPLEEQKPAEPAVETPPIPLEPQALPECYSSGELIMPHSYLSDPNDGDALEPMESGNPPVPVETSMMPLVPDVEHFPSYVTPSGEPSIDGEPEGAEDSSLAPLESQPITFTPEEMEKYSKLQQAAQQHIQQQLLAKQVKTFPASAALAPAAPALQPIHIQQPAAASATSITTVQHAILQHHAAAAAAAIGIHPHPHPQPLAQVHHIPQPHLTPISLSHLTHSIIPGHPATFLASHPIHIIPASALHPGPFTFHPVHHAALYPTLLAPRPAAAAAATALHLHPLLHPIFSGQDLQHPPSHGT; encoded by the exons AGGTTGAAAGATCTCAAGCAAAGAGAATTTGCTCGCAATGTCTCTTCAAGATCACGTAAAGATGAAAAGAAGCAAGAGAGAGCCCTCCGGCGTCTACATGAACTGGCTGAGCAGAGAAAGCAGCCTGAATG TGCTCCTGGAAGCGGGCCCATGTTCAAAACGACCACTGTGGCTGTAGATGAAGAAGGtggtgatgatgataatgattcAGCAGCTAACAGCAGTTCTTCCATCCAATCAACTTCTAGCCAGGCTACAGAAATAACCATGGACAGGGGAGTCATTCTGAACACTGGACAAGTCAACAGCACTGTTTTGTCAGGCCAAATACCAATCCAGGCAACACAGGGAATCAGTTTTGGCATTAAGAATAATTTGGGAACTCCACTGCAGAAGATAGGAGTCTCATTCTCCTTTGCCAAGAAGGCTCCAGTAAAGCTTGAGTCTATAGCGTCTGTTTTCAAGGACCATGTGGAGGAATCAAGTCCTGCAGATGGAACAAAAACTGAGGAGAGAGCCTCCTCCGATCAAGGGACTTTGCAGAAGACTGGTGAGGCTGAGACCACAAATAGTCCTGACAACAGAGTTGAAGATGATGACCAGCATGAAAAAGACAATGGATCTCTTGCCACTACATTATCTAAGTTAAAAAAGATGAGAAGAGAAGATGGACCAATGCCACTAGAGCCAGAGTATTATCATTATATTCCCCCAGCCCATTGTAAAGTAAAACCAAACTTTCAGTTCCTGCTTTTCATGAAGTCCACAGAGCAAATGGAAGCAGAAAATGCAAGCAAAAAAACAGTGCATGAAAGTAAAAAGAGTAACTCTCCAAAACCCAAAGCTGGCAAACACACAGAAAAGGCAGCTGAGTGCACTGTGCAGCAGAAGGAGCCAAGTACAACTGAACTTACAGCTCAGAGAAGCAAAGCAGAAGCAAAAGAAATTCCAGAAAATGCAAGTTTGCAAGAAAGCAAGCAGTCTACAGAAAGCAATCCCCCAAAACAAGACACTGCTAAAGAAGCCACTCAGCTTGTCCCGGGTTGTAAAGAAGTCATCGAGGGACCGAAGCATCCAATGGGACCCTTTTTCCCAGTTTTGAGTAAAGATGAAAGCACTACTTTGCAGTGGCCTTCAGAACTTCTGATATTCACCAGGGCAGAGCCATCTGTTTCATACAGTTGTAATCCcttgtattttgattttaagcTGTCACGTAACAAAGATGCTAAAGCGAAAGGAGCAGAAAAACCTAAAGACACATTAGGTCTTTCTAAGGGAAATATACAATCCACAGAATTTAGTGACACAAGCAAAAGCAAGGAAAGAGGAAGCACAACTAACAGTTCTGCTGCAAAACCAGAAAATAAACTTGTCTCTGTCTGTGGTACCCAGAGCAAGCAGGAGTCCAGCTTGGCAAGCGTTAGCAAAGTGGGAGAAACAGATGACAGTAGTAAAACTCTAACCAGTAAAAAAGACAAGGCTGGGAAATCCCacaaacataaaaagaaaaagaagcacaaAAAGTCCAGCAAGCACAAACGTAAACACAAGGAAGAAGCTGAAGAGAAAAGCCGAAAAACTGACATGAGGGAAGAGAAACCCAAGAAAcggaaaaaacacaaacacaaaaaaagcaaattgtCTCTTCCTACTGAATCAGAGCGGGTGCTGAAACCAGACGTGCCCGATGAGGGGAGCCatctgcagaagaaaaaacaCTTTCAGGACCCTCAGCGGAAAGCACTCTCTGCGGAAGAGGGGACCAGTGGCAAAAAAGAGGACAGTGGTAACTCTTCCCAAGAGCACAGCAGCAAAAAACACAAGACTGACCTGCAGCTATCATCTGCCTCAAAGAAGtggtgttctgctccttctttTGGCAGGTCCAGCCATAGAAGCCGGCAGAGTAGTGGGGACTATGAAAGTGATGAAGGCTCTCTCCGAAAAGACTTCCGACAGAAATCTGTGTCACAGTACAGTGATGACTATGACTCTGGTAGCGACCACTCCAGAAGCCGTTCCAGATCAGGGCGAAGACATTCTTCTCGCAGGTCCTCTCGAAGGTCATACTCAACGAGTTCTGATGCCTCTTCAGACCACAGTAGGTATAGTCGCAGGAGAAGTTATTCAGATGATAGCTATACTGACTACAGTGACAGGTCAAGGTGTCATTCAAAGAGGTCTCATGACTCGGAGGATTCTGACTACAACAGCTTAAAACACAGATCAAAAAggcacaagtactcctcctcGGAAGATGACTACAGTCTAAGCAGAAGCAGGTCTAGAAGTCGAAGCAGGAGCCGAACCCACACTAGGGGAAGGTCAAGAACAAGAAGTCGGAGTAGAACACGAAGCAGCAGTTGCAGTCGCAGTCGAAGCAAGAGGAGAAGTATAACTGGCCGCAGTTGGAAACGGAGTCGGAGCTACAGCAGAGATCGCAGTCGGAGCACAAGAAGCCATTCACAGAGATCTCTTTCAAGAAAGGGCTCTCGGGATCATGAGAGCCCTGAAGACAGGAGATCTGGGCGAAGAGACTTCATCAGATCCAAAATATATCGCTCGCAGTCTCCACACTATTTCAGAGCAGGCCGAAGTGAAGGGGCTTTGAAAAAAGAGAGCAGAGGAGATGAAACAAAGGTAACTGGCTCTCTCCCTCAAAATAGCTGTAGTTCTAGCTTGGGGAAAGCTCCTGAAAGTGATTGTGGTCCAGAAGAAAAGAACTCGGTCACAGCAAAACTGCTGCTAGAAAAGGTTCAGTCGAGGAAGGTTGAAAAGAAGCCCATTGCTAATGATGAAATGCTAGCAGGGACAAACAAGGTTGGGATAAAACTTAAAGATCCTCCACAGGGGTACTTTGGCCCTAAGCTTCCCCCCTCATTAGGCAACAAACCAGTTCTGCCTTTAATTGGGAAGCTCCCTACAATCCGAAAACCAAATGCCAAGAGGTATGAAGAGGTGGGAGTAGAGAGGGGTGAGGAACAAGAGCTGTCAGAGGCTGATGAAGTTCCCCAGGGTAGCACGGAGAGTCAGTTGGGAGTCCAGcctctgctggaggaggaggtggtgatgCTGCTGCAGGACAAACCACTGGAGGAACAGAAACCTGCTGAACCTGCTGTGGAAACACCACCAATTCCTCTTGAACCGCAGGCACTTCCTGAATGCTACAGTTCTGGAGAGCTAATTATGCCACACAGCTATCTCTCTGATCCCAATGATGGTGATGCATTAGAACCCATGGAGAGTGGTAACCCGCCTGTCCCTGTAGAAACCAGCATGATGCCTTTAGTTCCAGATGTTGAGCACTTTCCTAGTTACGTGACTCCGAGTGGGGAGCCAAGCATTGACGGAGAGCCAGAAGGAGCAGAAGATTCCTCCCTGGCACCACTTGAGAGCCAACCAATCACTTTCACGCCTGAAGAAATGGAGAAGTACAGTAAGCTTCAGCAAGCAGCTCAGCAGCACATTCAGCAACAGCTTCTAGCAAAGCAGGTCAAAACCTTTCCTGCTTCAGCAGCGCTggccccagcagcacctgctctgCAACCTATCCACAttcagcagccagcagctgcaTCTGCAACATCCATCACCACTGTGCAGCATGCCATTCTGCAgcaccatgctgctgctgctgctgcagctatcGGAATTCACCCACATCCTCACCCCCAGCCTCTTGCTCAGGTTCATCATATACCCCAGCCACACTTGACACCCATTTCATTGTCCCATTTAACCCATTCTATTATTCCAGGGCACCCTGCTACATTTCTAGCCAGCCATCCCATACATATCATTCCTGCATCTGCGCTCCATCCAGGTCCCTTCACCTTTCATCCTGTTCACCATGCTGCTCTTTATCCAACACTTCTTGCCCCtcgacctgctgctgctgcagctgctacaGCTTTACATCTTCACCCTTTGCTGCACCCCATTTTCTCAGGTCAGGACTTACAGCATCCTCCCAGCCatggcacatga